The DNA segment CAAAACAAACTGCTTCGTTTAAATATGGTATGAAAAGTGATAAAATTGATGTAGTGTATAATGGTATAACACAAATCAATGAAAATAATTATAAAAGTCTAAAAAAAGAATTAGGATACAACGATAGTGATATATTGATTTTGTCTGTTGGAAGAGTAACAAAAGCTAAGGGAGTTGAAGACTTTTGTGAGGTTGCAAAATATTTTTCAAATAAGACAAACTATAAGTTTATTTTTGTTGGTGGATACAATGATATAAATTATTATAATAGCATAATAGAGAAATATAATAAGTATGTTAATTTCCTTGGACTGAGAAAAGATGTTTTTAATTTATATAAAACAAGTGATATTTTTTTATTTTTGACACATCGTGAAGCCTGTCCTAATGTTATAATAGAAGCTATGAATTTTTCTCTACCAACTATTGGGTGGGATGTTGTAGGAGTAAACGAATTAGTAAAAAATGATTTAAATGGTTTGATATGTAAATTTGGTGATATTAAAAGTATTTGTGATTCTTTAGAAAAAGTTATTAATGATAAAAAATTGTATGATATATATTCTAAAAATAGTTTATTAGAGGCTAAAAAATATACTATTGAAGAAAATACGGATAAAATATTAGCAATTTTTAAAAGTTTGGAAAAGTAATATATTATGTGTGGGATTATAGGTTTTTCTTCACTAAGAAATAATTCACAAGAGATACTAAAAAATATTTTGGACGGGATTAGGCATCGTGGACCAGATAACAAAAGTTTTAAATTCTATAATAAAGTAGGTTTAGGGCATGTAAGGCTTTCTATAATAGATTTACATCAAGAATCTAATCAACCTATGTCAAGTTTTGATAAAAGATATACAATTATTTATAATGGAGAAATTTATAATTATAAAGAGATTAAACACGAATTAGAGTTGTTAGGTTATAATTTTATAACAAATGGAGATACAGAAGTTATTTTAAATGGCTTTATTGAATTTAAAGAGAAAATTGTTGAAAAATTGAGTGGAATGTTTGCCTTTTCTATTTATGATAATATTGAAAATATATTTTTCCTTGCAAGAGATAGGTATGGAATAAAACCACTTTTCTTTTATAATGAGAATGAAGACTTTTGGTTTTGTTCAGAGGTTAAGCCACTCGAAAAATATATTTCCGATGAGAAAAGTTTGGAATCTTCTGTTTTGTTCCTTTTACTAGGATCTTTACCTCCTAAAATAACTATTAATAAGTATATTCAAAAATTTCCTTCAGGGCATTATGCTTGGTACAAAAAAAATAATTTAATATTGGAGCAATATTATAATATTGAATATCAACCTAAGATAAAAGACAGTTATAAAAATATTATTGCAAATATACATGACCTTACAACAAATGCAGTAAAGAATAATTTAGTAAGTGATACTCCGGTAGGAACATTTTTGTCTGGAGGTTTAGATTCTTCTATAATTACTGCAATTGCATCAAGATACGTTACAAAGTTAAAAACTGTTTCAGTTTCATTTGAAGATAAAATTTTTTCTGAAGATTATTATCAAAAACTTGTAGTAGACAAATTCAAAACCGAACATTATGATTATCATATTACAAAAGAAATTTTTCAATTAGAATTTCTACAATATTTAGAAATTTTGGATCAGCCAAATATGGATGGTTTTAATACATATTTAGCATCAAAAATGGCTAGAAAAGCAGGATTAAAATCTATTTTAGCAGGGCAAGGTGCAGATGAAATTTTTTATAGTTATGATACATTTTTAAATGCAAAAAAACTTCGAGAAAATAAAAGCCCTCTTTATGGGATATTTTTATTACGAAAATTTAAAGAATTAATAAGATCAAAAAAAATACCTAAAGATATATCATTGTATTTAAAAAATATTGATTTAAGTTTATATTTACCGGGCAAGCAAATTTTTACCCCTTCACAAATTGCAAATATATTAAACCTTAAAATTGAAAAAGTATTATTAATAATATTAAATTGTTTTATGAAATTTGATAGCTCAAATATCCTTGCGTATGATGATAAAGTATCTTATTATGAAGTTAAACTCTATTTAGAAAATCAACTTTTAGCCAAAGATGATATGAGTAGCATGGCAAACTCTTTAGAAATTA comes from the Halarcobacter ebronensis genome and includes:
- a CDS encoding glycosyltransferase family 4 protein, which produces MKILFIKEQRTKSGIEGSAKNVFYRCIELNKRNIPYLVLYNAKDEFYTLMLENNVNVKYVNFPSMSIKSIFKIREVKKRIQDIIEEEKIIHIHVHFPYLLSFLDKKWNIPITIHHHNAFNENKILEFFNIKEILYPKKVLKNLYNKLIGFDFSKADRCIAVSYAAKQTASFKYGMKSDKIDVVYNGITQINENNYKSLKKELGYNDSDILILSVGRVTKAKGVEDFCEVAKYFSNKTNYKFIFVGGYNDINYYNSIIEKYNKYVNFLGLRKDVFNLYKTSDIFLFLTHREACPNVIIEAMNFSLPTIGWDVVGVNELVKNDLNGLICKFGDIKSICDSLEKVINDKKLYDIYSKNSLLEAKKYTIEENTDKILAIFKSLEK
- the asnB gene encoding asparagine synthase (glutamine-hydrolyzing), whose translation is MCGIIGFSSLRNNSQEILKNILDGIRHRGPDNKSFKFYNKVGLGHVRLSIIDLHQESNQPMSSFDKRYTIIYNGEIYNYKEIKHELELLGYNFITNGDTEVILNGFIEFKEKIVEKLSGMFAFSIYDNIENIFFLARDRYGIKPLFFYNENEDFWFCSEVKPLEKYISDEKSLESSVLFLLLGSLPPKITINKYIQKFPSGHYAWYKKNNLILEQYYNIEYQPKIKDSYKNIIANIHDLTTNAVKNNLVSDTPVGTFLSGGLDSSIITAIASRYVTKLKTVSVSFEDKIFSEDYYQKLVVDKFKTEHYDYHITKEIFQLEFLQYLEILDQPNMDGFNTYLASKMARKAGLKSILAGQGADEIFYSYDTFLNAKKLRENKSPLYGIFLLRKFKELIRSKKIPKDISLYLKNIDLSLYLPGKQIFTPSQIANILNLKIEKVLLIILNCFMKFDSSNILAYDDKVSYYEVKLYLENQLLAKDDMSSMANSLEIRIPFLDTNLVDYVTKIEPSIKYDKKVSKVLLAKAFEKELPSEIIYRDKKGFSIPYGEWLETIVNDIGFNENIYINLFLNKKIGWTKFITLVMLKKFNSNIELSGEI